The nucleotide window CCGAAGACGGAAGCAGAGATCGGCAGATAACCCGAAGACAGGCCTTTTGCGGTGGTGATAATATCGGGCTCGATCGCGTAGGTCTGAGAACCGAACCACTTTCCGGTGCGGCCAAAGCCGCAGACCACCTCGTCGCAGATCAATAAGATGTCGTATTTCCGACAGATCTCCTGTACGCTCTTCCAATAGCCGGAGGGCGGGATCAGCACGCCGCCGGCCCCCTGTACAGGCTCTCCGATAAATGCTGCTACATTCTCCGGTCCAACCCGAAGGATCGTCTCCTCCAGCCCGTCGAGCGCCCATGCGCAGTGTGCCTCGACGGTCTGCCCGCGGCCGTCACGCCACCAGAAGGGCGCTGGCGCGTGGTGGACGTCAGCGATCGGGACGCCCGCAATGTCGTGCATGTCATCGAACCCTGTCAGAGAACCGGAGCCGATCGAACTGCCGTGATAGGCGTTGTGCCGCGAGATAATCGCCTTGCGTTCGGGTCTGCCCAGACGCGCCCAGTAGAGGCGGGCAAGACGGATGTTGGTGTCGTTGGCCTCAGATCCGGAGTTTGAGTAGAATACACGGTCGAGGCGGTTGGGGGCGACCGAGGCGATCTCGGCCGCCAGTTCGGCGGCCGCAGGGGTCGTGGTCTTGAAGAACGTATTGTAGTAGGGCAACTCTTCCATCTGCTTCGCCGCTGCCTCAGCCAGCTCCTTGCGGCCATAGCCTATGTTGACGCACCACAGGCCACCCATGCCGTCGAGCAGCCGCTCGCCCTCACTGTCCCACAAATAGACGCCTTCACCGCGTGTGATGACACGCACGCCGCCATCGGAAACGAGTTCCTGTTGGTCTGCGAAAGGATGCATGTGATGCGACAGGTCGAGAGCGCGGATGCTTAGAGTATTGTAGGGCTGGTTTTTGCTGGCGATCGGCCTGTTCATGATTTGAGATTCCTTCAGGATGCCTAGGATTGAAATCGGATTCAGCTGGATCGCGGGGTGATGCGGCGGCTCAGGCCACTATGACCAGAACATAGACGGGAGAGAGCGTGCGAAGGTCGTGGGGAGAAGCCTGGAGATTCGCATCGTATGTGAGCTGGCCCGCGGCACATCACCTGATGTTGCGATGAAGTACGTGTTCACGACCTCTTCCCTTCAGTCCAGTATGCCCCCAACTCGGAGAGCCGCTTGTCCGTTGCCGCCAGTTCGTCGATCGCCGTCGCGCCTTCGAAACCGACTTGCCTTGCCACGACAATCTCGAGCAACGCTCCGACTCCGACTAATGAAGGAAAGAAGGAAGAAATAGACGTCGGTACCGTTAAGATGTGGGAAGCATAGGCGGAGATAGGAGAAACGAGGCTGTCGGTAACAGCAAAAACCGAGGCCCCCATCTGCTTGGCCAAGCGAGCAGCAAAGACCGATTCACGCGCATACGGGTCGAAACTTACCAATAGGAGGCCATCTGTTTCTCGAATTTTTCCGAGCATATCGCTTCGGGCACCGCCAGGGTCATTCACCAAGATGCCGTTCTGACGAAACATTTGATACAAGTAGAAATACTGATATATGGGCGCGAACGCGCTGCGGACTCCGAACATGAATAGCTTTTCAACTGTCAAAAGCTGGCGCGCAAAGGAGTCGATTCGGTCTTGCCCATTTCGGGAAAGTATTTCCCTCAATATCGCTTCATGCTCGTGGGCTATCGTCGGATGATGACTATCTGCGCGGGAGGCATCGTTCCGGACTTGTAGCTCTCGAGCTCGAGCCGAGAACGACGACAGGCGTCCCTCCTTCAAGGACTCCGCGAACTGCTTCTTGATATCGACATAGCTCGAGTGCCCAAGTGCCTGAGCTAGCCTGACTAGCGTTGAAGCAGGTACGTCGGCCTTCCTGGCAACGTCCCTCATAGACAGCAGAGCGACGTCCTCAGGGAAGCGCATCATGTAAGCAGCCGCCTTTTGATTCTGAGGTGATAGCTGCTCAAACTCCTGGCTCATTTTGGCACCGAATTCAGCAAGATTCATGTCACTACTCCTAACTGATTTTTTGACGCCGCCCGCACCTATCCCCGGTTCTCCCATGAAGGCGGCGACGTTCTCGGGCCCGATATCGAGGATTTTCGCCTCCATGGCGTTGGCCCCCTCGCGGCCATAGGCGGCATCATCCTCGTCGCGCCCCAGGCGCCGACGCATGCGGGATTCCGGCAGTCGGGCCGGGGATCTGATGCCTATCCGCAAATCGGCAGTGGCTTGCCGCCGCGACGGTCGAACCGTGATAGCGTAGTCGCGGCTGAGCACGACATGACGCTCGGGCTTCCCCACTGCTGACCAATAGGTCCACATCAGGCGAAATGCCGGGTCGGGCCTCGGAGCCGGAATTGGCGAAGAAAAAGTCGTAGATGCCCTCGGGCGTCAGTTCCGCCAAGTGCCCAGACAATTCGATCACCTGCTCATGCGAAGTCTTGAAGCACGTATTGTAGAAGGCGAGTCGGTCCATCTGCCGGTGCGCCACCTCTCTGAGTTCCTTGCGGCCGTAGCCAATGTTGACGCACCAGAGCCCAACCATCCCGTCGAGCAACTGGCGGCCTTCCATATCCCAGAGGTTAGACCTTTTCGCCATGGATGGCGACCCTTGACCGGCTCTCATGGAGCAATGCGTAGCGTTAGGTGAACGGATGCAGGTGGTTGGCAAG belongs to Rhizobium sp. BT03 and includes:
- a CDS encoding aminotransferase encodes the protein MNRPIASKNQPYNTLSIRALDLSHHMHPFADQQELVSDGGVRVITRGEGVYLWDSEGERLLDGMGGLWCVNIGYGRKELAEAAAKQMEELPYYNTFFKTTTPAAAELAAEIASVAPNRLDRVFYSNSGSEANDTNIRLARLYWARLGRPERKAIISRHNAYHGSSIGSGSLTGFDDMHDIAGVPIADVHHAPAPFWWRDGRGQTVEAHCAWALDGLEETILRVGPENVAAFIGEPVQGAGGVLIPPSGYWKSVQEICRKYDILLICDEVVCGFGRTGKWFGSQTYAIEPDIITTAKGLSSGYLPISASVFGDRVASVLMDKPGRMSHGYTYSGHPVAAAVALENIRILKRERIIERVGEETGPYFQAKLRELLDHPLVGEVRGVGLMAAVQLTRDKEERTPIEPVSSLAKPVWKRCFETGLITRAVGESLAFSPPLIISKDQIDWLVKRLRDNLDQFV
- a CDS encoding MurR/RpiR family transcriptional regulator, translating into MRRRLGRDEDDAAYGREGANAMEAKILDIGPENVAAFMGEPGIGAGGVKKSVRSSDMNLAEFGAKMSQEFEQLSPQNQKAAAYMMRFPEDVALLSMRDVARKADVPASTLVRLAQALGHSSYVDIKKQFAESLKEGRLSSFSARARELQVRNDASRADSHHPTIAHEHEAILREILSRNGQDRIDSFARQLLTVEKLFMFGVRSAFAPIYQYFYLYQMFRQNGILVNDPGGARSDMLGKIRETDGLLLVSFDPYARESVFAARLAKQMGASVFAVTDSLVSPISAYASHILTVPTSISSFFPSLVGVGALLEIVVARQVGFEGATAIDELAATDKRLSELGAYWTEGKRS
- a CDS encoding aminotransferase class III-fold pyridoxal phosphate-dependent enzyme encodes the protein MAKRSNLWDMEGRQLLDGMVGLWCVNIGYGRKELREVAHRQMDRLAFYNTCFKTSHEQVIELSGHLAELTPEGIYDFFFANSGSEARPGISPDVDLLVSSGEARASCRAQPRLRYHGSTVAAASHCRFADRHQIPGPTAGIPHASAPGARRG